The DNA region CTCGAACCTTGATAGCGGGTCAAGACCTGTTGTAGGCTCATCCAGGAAAACAGTATCTGCGTTTGCAGCCAGGGCTATGGCAACGAACATCTTCCTCTTCATTCCACCGGATAATGTATCTGTAGGCTTGTGCATGGCATCAAGACCGACGTCCTTTAAGGCCTTTATTGCCGCATTTTTTGCCTCATGGAATGAAAAGCCCCTGGCGGCAAGGAACATATTTACCTGCTCGTAAGCCGTTAATATGCCTATGGGCGAGGCCTCCTGTGGTATGCTGACAATCTTTTTTCTTACCTTTTCAGGCTCCCTTACTATGCTTATTCCGTCTATTAAGGCATCGCCTGAGCTTGGCCTGAGCTGCGTCGACAGCATTCTTAGCAACGTCGTCTTTCCGGCGCCATTCCGGCCTATTATCGAAACAATACCGCTATCAATCTTATAATTTAAATGATCAACAGCAACCTTTCCATCAGGATAGGTTTTGCTTAAATTTATTAGCTCAATCATAAATTTAGATGAAATGCCTTGTTATTATATAATAATTTACATTCAGAACCTTGATACAAAAGATATAATATTCCCGTACCTTTCCTTTAATGATTTTTTGTTAAACCTTGAAACGTAATGATCTATCATTGATGTTTCCTCGCTGCTTAAATTAATGTTCATGGACTTTACATTTTCTATTACATGTTCAGGAACATTACTTTTTGGTATCGCAAAGAAGTTCTTTGATAAGATCCATGCAAGGATTACCTGTCTTACAGTTGCATTTCTTTTATTTGCTATTATATTAAACGGGCTTTCATCCTTTGAAATGGCATCAATATCATGGCCATGCATTAACGGGCTGTATGCTATAATTGAAATGCTGTTTTTCCTGCAGAATTCAGATATCTCAGGTTCTATGTATCTAACCAGTGGATTGTATTCAACCTGGTTTGACACAATTTCATATTTTGACATTGCGGACATTGCGCTTTTTAATTCGTTTACATTAAAATTGCTGACACCTATGTATCTTATCATACCGGTATCTACAAGGTGCTCCATGGCTTTCATTGTTTCCTTTATATCGACGTGCCTGTTTGGCCAGTGTAACTGGTAAAGATCTATTGTTTTTACATTTAACCTTTTAAGGCTGTTTTCACAGGCTCTTATTAAGCTATCATATTTAAAATGATTCGGAAATACCTTTGTGGCTATAAAAACTT from Picrophilus oshimae DSM 9789 includes:
- a CDS encoding ABC transporter ATP-binding protein, coding for MIELINLSKTYPDGKVAVDHLNYKIDSGIVSIIGRNGAGKTTLLRMLSTQLRPSSGDALIDGISIVREPEKVRKKIVSIPQEASPIGILTAYEQVNMFLAARGFSFHEAKNAAIKALKDVGLDAMHKPTDTLSGGMKRKMFVAIALAANADTVFLDEPTTGLDPLSRFEVWSAIKKLNGNVILTTHYMEEAEELSKKIYMMESGKIIKSGSVDELISNMRNLVRIESYKPMENSYTIGSLYIKYVDKSEAYRYIKMDYNVKPVSIEDLFIMRGVTLES
- a CDS encoding aldo/keto reductase → MEFYLGKTGERISSIGIGTWQMKSNDQSIMAIRAGLDAGSNFVDTAEAYRNEAMVGRAIESREVFIATKVFPNHFKYDSLIRACENSLKRLNVKTIDLYQLHWPNRHVDIKETMKAMEHLVDTGMIRYIGVSNFNVNELKSAMSAMSKYEIVSNQVEYNPLVRYIEPEISEFCRKNSISIIAYSPLMHGHDIDAISKDESPFNIIANKRNATVRQVILAWILSKNFFAIPKSNVPEHVIENVKSMNINLSSEETSMIDHYVSRFNKKSLKERYGNIISFVSRF